One Gossypium raimondii isolate GPD5lz chromosome 3, ASM2569854v1, whole genome shotgun sequence genomic window carries:
- the LOC105795324 gene encoding uncharacterized protein LOC105795324, producing MDAFDIKLEKKNAMLKHHQLYNTANLLRFVEVFVLLVVIFRFTTTHLPVAVKNSGEYFRGLSVTLVSPRFVFVVGNIIIITLFVKAGKFSSHDLTTTDLYEKFVEKSHATHPYVTEKKSVVVADEKRIVRLDVHGPKNLRRTQSENMKKTKSDKHCSQLRRLGSEKYVKCCGSEEKSTTRSCAEDGMSNEQFRNTVEAFIARQKKLLREEEYSVTWKDLE from the coding sequence ATGGATGCATTTGATATtaaattggagaagaaaaatGCGATGTTGAAGCATCATCAGTTATACAACACAGCAAATTTGCTGAGATTCGTCGAGGTTTTTGTTCTTCTCGTGGTGATCTTCCGGTTTACAACAACTCATCTCCCGGTTGCCGTCAAAAACTCCGGCGAGTATTTCCGTGGGTTATCGGTCACTCTCGTGAGTCCTCGTTTCGTTTTCGTCGTCGggaacatcatcatcatcactctCTTCGTAAAAGCCGGAAAGTTTTCGTCTCACGATTTGACGACAACCGACCTTTACGAAAAGTTTGTCGAGAAAAGCCACGCGACCCATCCGTACGTAACCGAAAAGAAAAGCGTAGTGGTGGCCGACGAGAAAAGAATAGTTCGTCTCGACGTGCATGGTCCAAAGAATTTACGTAGGACGCAATCGGAGAATATGAAGAAGACGAAAAGCGATAAACATTGCAGCCAACTTCGGAGGTTGGGGTCCGAAAAGTACGTTAAATGCTGCGGTTCGGAAGAGAAATCGACGACGAGATCATGTGCCGAAGACGGAATGAGTAACGAGCAGTTTCGGAACACGGTTGAGGCTTTCATTGCTAGGCAAAAGAAGCTACTAAGGGAAGAAGAGTACTCGGTGACTTGGAAAGATTTAGA